The Leptospira sp. WS39.C2 genome contains a region encoding:
- a CDS encoding UbiD family decarboxylase — protein MASLRSTNDFVKLLQKEGELQVISELVDPNLELAEIQRRVVAKKGPALLFTNVKGTKFPVATNLYGSEKRIHLAFGEKPVQTIARLAKLAKEIFPPRFSKLWKERSLGLLPFQVGLKQVRRAPIFKGQVSNVEELPGLVSWPKDGGPFVTLPLVYTEHPSSGSGNLGMYRVQLFGEKTVGMHIQIHRGGGFHYYEAEKENKALPAHVYVGGPPALTIAAVAPLPEEIPELVFASFLMGEKLRMKKDKTVSPYPIVADADFALIGSIPPKLRKPEGPFGDHYGYYSLQHDYPFLDVSKILHRKDAIWAATVVGRPPQEDHYIAEFLQDLLSPMFPLVMPQVLGVWAYEESGVHSLAAAIVKERYYREAFMGALRILGEGQLSLTKCLLVTNEHVNLKNFSETFQVITERSDPSTDFFIFSNISQDTLDYTSGTVNKGSKLLWMGISDPNKPVSNKNLPKEFSGRLKDKRFQNPKVFLPGVLVIQGSQFQPNDRLAETLLSEDLGSFSYVFLVDDSEDAVKSDSDFIWTMFTRMEPASDVYARTETIRNHISYQIPIVFDCRMKPWIPEVLTPLPETVKLVEKRFGKWIDSL, from the coding sequence ATGGCATCACTACGATCTACGAATGATTTTGTAAAACTTTTGCAAAAGGAGGGAGAACTGCAGGTCATTTCTGAACTTGTTGACCCGAATTTAGAACTGGCAGAAATCCAAAGGCGCGTGGTTGCAAAAAAAGGCCCTGCCTTACTTTTCACCAATGTAAAGGGAACCAAATTCCCCGTGGCTACCAATCTCTATGGCTCTGAAAAAAGAATCCATTTGGCATTTGGAGAAAAACCTGTCCAAACCATCGCAAGGCTTGCCAAACTCGCAAAGGAAATTTTCCCTCCACGTTTTTCCAAATTATGGAAAGAACGTTCACTCGGCCTTTTGCCCTTTCAAGTTGGATTGAAACAGGTCAGGCGAGCCCCCATATTCAAAGGCCAGGTTTCCAATGTGGAGGAGCTTCCAGGGCTTGTTTCGTGGCCAAAAGATGGTGGTCCTTTTGTGACTCTACCACTTGTTTATACCGAACACCCAAGTTCTGGGAGCGGGAACTTAGGGATGTACCGCGTCCAACTTTTTGGAGAAAAAACGGTAGGGATGCACATCCAAATCCATAGAGGAGGTGGGTTCCACTATTACGAAGCGGAAAAAGAAAACAAAGCTCTCCCAGCACATGTCTATGTTGGCGGTCCTCCAGCTCTTACCATAGCGGCCGTGGCACCACTCCCAGAGGAGATTCCTGAACTAGTCTTTGCTTCATTTCTTATGGGTGAAAAACTAAGGATGAAAAAAGACAAAACGGTTTCACCTTACCCCATAGTTGCAGATGCCGATTTTGCTCTCATTGGATCGATCCCACCGAAATTACGGAAGCCAGAAGGTCCTTTTGGTGACCATTACGGATATTATTCCTTACAACATGATTATCCATTTTTAGATGTGTCTAAAATCCTTCATAGAAAGGATGCGATTTGGGCGGCAACCGTTGTAGGAAGGCCTCCCCAAGAAGACCATTACATAGCCGAGTTTTTACAAGATTTATTATCTCCTATGTTCCCGCTAGTCATGCCACAGGTGTTAGGTGTTTGGGCCTATGAAGAATCTGGTGTCCATTCCTTGGCAGCAGCAATCGTCAAAGAACGATATTACAGAGAAGCTTTTATGGGAGCACTCCGAATCCTAGGAGAAGGGCAATTATCCCTTACAAAATGTTTACTTGTTACAAATGAACATGTGAATCTAAAAAACTTTTCAGAAACATTCCAAGTGATTACGGAACGTTCGGACCCGAGCACAGATTTTTTTATTTTTAGCAACATCAGCCAAGACACATTAGATTATACCAGTGGGACAGTGAATAAAGGGAGTAAATTACTTTGGATGGGAATCTCAGATCCGAACAAACCCGTCTCAAACAAAAACCTTCCAAAAGAATTCAGTGGAAGGTTAAAAGACAAACGTTTCCAAAACCCAAAAGTTTTTTTACCTGGAGTTCTTGTGATCCAAGGTTCCCAGTTCCAACCAAATGATCGTTTGGCAGAAACTTTACTTTCCGAAGACTTAGGTTCATTTTCCTATGTCTTTCTTGTGGATGATTCAGAAGATGCTGTGAAATCGGATTCAGATTTTATATGGACTATGTTTACTCGAATGGAACCTGCCTCTGATGTGTATGCGCGGACAGAAACCATTCGCAATCATATCTCCTACCAAATCCCCATAGTCTTTGATTGCCGCATGAAACCTTGGATCCCAGAAGTTCTCACTCCCTTACCAGAAACAGTAAAATTGGTTGAGAAGCGATTTGGCAAATGGATAGATTCTTTGTGA
- the rfaD gene encoding ADP-glyceromanno-heptose 6-epimerase, with the protein MAKKLTLVTGGAGLIGSQIIEDLNQNGNTDILVVDHLGTTDKWKNLQRNFFKDYYEKDQFETFLENGNSLLSEISEIYHLGACSATTEKNASYLIQNNFHYTRKLAEFAVKNNIPFLYASSAATYGEGEFGYDDKAPIENLKPLNMYGYSKHLFDLYAKKTNIADKLVGLKYFNVFGYGEAHKGDMRSLVLKGYEQIRDTGKLKLFKSYKAEYKDGEQKRDFLYVKDASKISIYLLSERKYGLYNVGRGQAETWNELASALFQAMKAPINIEYVDMPESLKGKYQYYTCADMEKLTKVGYPFGFTNLQDSIKEYVRFLSLEAK; encoded by the coding sequence ATGGCAAAAAAACTCACCTTAGTCACTGGCGGAGCAGGTCTCATTGGCTCTCAGATCATTGAAGACTTAAACCAAAATGGGAATACCGATATTCTGGTCGTTGACCATCTGGGGACAACAGACAAATGGAAAAACCTCCAAAGGAATTTTTTCAAAGACTATTATGAAAAGGATCAGTTCGAAACCTTCTTAGAAAATGGAAATTCGCTATTATCAGAAATTTCGGAAATCTACCATTTAGGTGCATGTTCTGCCACTACAGAAAAAAATGCAAGTTACCTAATCCAGAATAACTTCCATTATACGAGAAAACTGGCGGAGTTTGCTGTAAAAAATAACATTCCATTTTTATATGCATCAAGTGCAGCCACTTATGGAGAAGGTGAGTTTGGTTATGATGATAAAGCGCCTATAGAAAATCTCAAACCCCTCAATATGTATGGTTATTCTAAACATCTATTTGATTTATATGCCAAAAAAACCAATATCGCTGACAAACTAGTCGGTCTTAAATATTTTAATGTATTTGGTTATGGGGAAGCCCATAAAGGCGATATGCGTAGCCTTGTTCTTAAAGGTTATGAACAAATTCGGGACACTGGAAAATTGAAACTTTTTAAGTCTTACAAAGCAGAATACAAAGATGGGGAACAAAAACGAGATTTTTTATATGTGAAGGATGCAAGTAAAATTAGCATTTATCTTCTTAGTGAACGAAAATACGGATTGTACAACGTTGGGCGTGGCCAAGCGGAAACATGGAATGAACTTGCTTCCGCACTCTTTCAAGCCATGAAGGCGCCAATAAACATTGAATATGTGGACATGCCAGAGTCTCTCAAAGGCAAATACCAATATTATACCTGCGCTGATAT
- a CDS encoding phosphatase domain-containing protein yields the protein MSQEPNTSQPIITDIKRIAVCGGSLGRERRSYVRGQVVDVGITDLMKADGLWDLVTGLFKGDETKITPFLDFSLAPVRKPVLKLEVYEPNGKLIYASGKIKADEDGFFSCEIRDKLPVGSHDFQVILEGLDSFRQYSKDLAHLNATENSILGKTTIVGKGKLRIIPEEYQGIVVTSDIDQTYLATDIHSGKGKFSALFETPNQKQALPGMPELYRELRISLENAPLAFISASPHFFRRTMLATITKDNIQIESLHLKYLEGTIKGVFDKVIDTIFNPLEFFQNGFKPAWSRTKKFLGASYQSLFDQMSYKLSILLYDRIYLPTQSKEILLGDNTESDYMIFTLYQLICLGKLTGDELEEYLYKLNFLGRDAITRDAAKKIRLYAEEILRIHGPKNPVSLSIINRTNHGPSEMEMRQKVKDALPPGMYDSEFSKKQAFYGTEGAMGMAIILENFGYLDTNQILSVIAGMIGKVLEGKLVDETFILKQIDELTLPKETETTRSKLKESLQSAFQN from the coding sequence ATGTCCCAAGAACCAAATACTTCACAACCTATTATTACTGACATCAAAAGAATCGCAGTTTGCGGCGGATCCCTTGGAAGGGAACGAAGGTCCTATGTACGAGGACAGGTTGTGGATGTCGGGATTACCGATCTGATGAAAGCTGATGGCCTTTGGGACCTCGTCACAGGGTTATTTAAAGGAGATGAAACCAAAATCACACCCTTTCTCGACTTTTCACTCGCACCAGTTCGTAAACCTGTATTAAAATTAGAAGTGTATGAACCAAATGGAAAACTCATTTATGCTTCTGGTAAAATCAAAGCTGATGAAGACGGATTTTTTTCCTGTGAGATCCGAGACAAACTACCAGTTGGATCCCATGATTTCCAAGTCATCTTGGAAGGTTTGGATAGTTTCCGTCAATATTCCAAAGACCTAGCCCATTTAAATGCCACAGAAAATTCAATCCTTGGTAAAACGACCATTGTAGGAAAAGGGAAATTGCGAATCATCCCAGAAGAATACCAAGGAATTGTTGTCACATCAGATATTGACCAAACTTACCTCGCCACAGACATCCATTCTGGAAAAGGAAAATTCTCTGCCTTATTTGAAACACCTAACCAAAAACAGGCGCTACCAGGTATGCCAGAATTGTATAGAGAACTGAGGATCTCATTAGAAAATGCACCACTAGCATTTATCTCGGCAAGCCCTCATTTTTTTAGAAGGACAATGCTTGCTACAATTACCAAAGACAATATCCAAATAGAATCCTTACACCTTAAGTATTTAGAAGGAACAATTAAAGGTGTTTTTGATAAAGTCATCGATACAATTTTTAATCCCTTAGAGTTTTTTCAAAATGGATTTAAACCTGCTTGGTCTAGGACAAAAAAATTCTTAGGTGCATCTTACCAAAGCTTATTTGACCAAATGTCTTATAAACTTTCTATCTTACTTTACGATAGGATTTATCTACCTACACAGTCAAAAGAAATTCTATTGGGTGATAATACTGAATCTGATTATATGATTTTTACTTTATACCAACTCATTTGTCTGGGTAAATTAACAGGAGATGAGTTAGAGGAATACTTGTACAAATTGAATTTTTTAGGACGTGATGCCATCACTCGGGATGCCGCAAAAAAAATTCGCCTCTATGCAGAAGAAATTCTACGAATCCATGGTCCAAAAAACCCAGTTTCCCTCTCCATTATCAACAGAACAAACCATGGTCCAAGTGAAATGGAAATGCGCCAAAAAGTAAAAGATGCACTACCTCCTGGAATGTATGACTCTGAATTCAGCAAAAAACAAGCGTTTTATGGAACAGAAGGTGCCATGGGTATGGCAATCATACTTGAAAATTTTGGTTATCTTGATACAAACCAAATCCTTTCTGTAATCGCTGGTATGATCGGTAAAGTTTTAGAAGGAAAACTCGTCGATGAAACATTTATCTTAAAACAAATCGACGAGTTAACTTTACCAAAAGAAACCGAAACTACTAGATCAAAACTAAAGGAAAGCCTTCAATCAGCCTTCCAAAATTAA